A genomic window from Nocardioides jiangxiensis includes:
- a CDS encoding homing endonuclease associated repeat-containing protein: MRTPTFSDETIAAGLRAAAEELGEPLAVGAYDAWRASHPAASSTLVIRRFGSWVGACAAAGVATNKTRSTSRRWSDDDVLAVVARYLAEDPGSGSYAGYVAWARGQESVPSGPTLRQREPKWNELKARALAAYPLPVEGAGA; this comes from the coding sequence GTGCGCACCCCGACCTTCTCCGACGAGACCATCGCCGCCGGTCTGCGTGCTGCAGCCGAGGAGCTGGGCGAGCCGCTCGCCGTCGGGGCGTACGACGCCTGGCGCGCGTCGCACCCGGCCGCGTCGAGCACGCTGGTGATCCGCCGCTTCGGCTCGTGGGTCGGGGCGTGTGCCGCTGCCGGGGTCGCGACCAACAAGACCCGGTCCACGTCGCGGCGCTGGAGCGACGACGACGTCCTGGCCGTCGTGGCGCGCTACCTCGCCGAGGATCCGGGATCGGGCAGCTACGCCGGCTACGTCGCCTGGGCGCGCGGACAGGAGAGTGTCCCGAGCGGGCCGACGCTCCGCCAGCGGGAGCCGAAGTGGAACGAGCTCAAGGCGCGCGCCCTCGCGGCGTACCCGCTCCCCGTCGAAGGGGCCGGTGCGTGA
- a CDS encoding sensor histidine kinase — protein sequence MKDPAVTGQLLTTVVEQLSTADSVERVTAIVAAAVRDLMEADGATFVLCEDAKCFYADEDAVGPLWKGSRFPLSACVSGWAMLHGEPAVIPDIYLDDRVPHDAYRPTFVKSMAMVPIRSEDPIGALGAYWSEPHTPSPEQVRLVEVLAGSAAVALENLELRGAVVRRVAERDHLESAVHTLVHDLRNPLFAMLGCAELLVDEADPESVRELARTILRSGQRLDAQIDRMLAVYRITHAELRPEQIDLTALAGEIAQPLVRSAGRSVDLDIEDGLRAHLDPVMADLMLRNLLDNAFKYTGRQDSPRIRLARTSVGPRQDTFVVADNGAGFDPRRTEDLFRPLTRLHDSREFPGTGLGLASVARIVELHGGTIRAEGRVGAGASFYLSLPHAA from the coding sequence GTGAAGGACCCTGCTGTGACCGGACAGCTGCTGACCACGGTGGTCGAGCAGCTCTCGACCGCCGACTCCGTCGAGCGCGTGACCGCGATCGTCGCAGCCGCCGTGCGCGACCTCATGGAGGCCGACGGGGCGACGTTCGTGCTGTGCGAGGACGCGAAGTGCTTCTACGCCGACGAGGACGCGGTCGGTCCGCTCTGGAAGGGCTCGCGCTTCCCGCTCAGCGCCTGCGTCAGCGGCTGGGCGATGCTCCACGGCGAGCCCGCGGTCATCCCCGACATCTACCTCGACGACCGGGTGCCGCACGATGCCTACCGGCCGACGTTCGTGAAGAGCATGGCGATGGTGCCGATCCGCTCCGAGGATCCCATCGGCGCGCTGGGGGCGTACTGGAGCGAGCCGCACACGCCGTCGCCCGAGCAGGTCCGCCTGGTCGAGGTCCTGGCCGGCAGCGCGGCCGTCGCGCTGGAGAACCTCGAGCTCCGGGGCGCCGTCGTACGCCGGGTCGCCGAGCGCGACCACCTCGAGTCGGCCGTCCACACGCTCGTGCACGACCTCCGCAACCCGCTCTTCGCGATGCTCGGCTGCGCCGAGCTGCTGGTCGACGAGGCGGACCCCGAGTCGGTCCGGGAGCTGGCCCGGACCATCCTGCGATCCGGCCAGCGGCTGGACGCGCAGATCGACCGGATGCTCGCTGTCTACCGGATCACGCACGCCGAGCTGCGGCCCGAGCAGATCGACCTGACGGCTCTGGCGGGGGAGATCGCGCAGCCGCTGGTACGCAGCGCCGGGCGCTCGGTCGACCTGGACATCGAGGACGGGCTGCGGGCCCACCTGGACCCCGTCATGGCCGACCTGATGCTGCGCAACCTGCTGGACAACGCCTTCAAGTACACCGGTCGCCAGGACTCCCCGCGGATCCGGCTGGCCCGCACGTCCGTGGGGCCACGTCAGGACACCTTCGTGGTCGCCGACAACGGCGCGGGCTTCGACCCGCGGCGCACCGAGGACCTGTTCCGTCCGCTGACGCGGTTGCACGACAGCCGGGAGTTCCCCGGCACCGGGCTGGGCCTGGCCTCGGTGGCGCGGATCGTGGAGCTGCACGGCGGCACCATCCGTGCCGAGGGCCGGGTCGGGGCGGGTGCGTCGTTCTACCTCTCCCTGCCGCACGCCGCCTGA
- a CDS encoding TetR/AcrR family transcriptional regulator produces MSSATRTPRPNAGTKGVARPEREAQIIEAGCRLFGERGYIGTSVADVAEAAGISKPLIYNYFGSKDGLHVACVQHASAALVSEIERTAASGAVGFARAALTLDGMFRLLEPRPWLWRVVFDATAPRGGEAQVWLAEHERRIVDFGREGVAEMMHLSGNHDDLDIDAMRAAWESIFRSLVTWWLDHPGDSPEEMTQRCLRIFTTVFGELDLSGTPLS; encoded by the coding sequence GTGAGCAGCGCCACCCGCACCCCGCGCCCCAACGCCGGCACGAAGGGCGTTGCGCGCCCCGAGCGCGAGGCCCAGATCATCGAGGCCGGCTGTCGGCTCTTCGGCGAGCGGGGCTACATCGGGACCTCGGTGGCCGACGTAGCCGAGGCCGCGGGCATCTCGAAGCCGCTCATCTACAACTACTTCGGCTCCAAGGACGGGCTCCACGTCGCCTGCGTCCAGCACGCCTCGGCGGCGCTGGTCAGCGAGATCGAGCGCACGGCCGCGTCGGGCGCGGTCGGCTTCGCCCGCGCCGCCCTCACCCTCGACGGCATGTTCCGCCTGCTCGAGCCCCGGCCATGGCTCTGGCGGGTGGTCTTCGACGCCACCGCTCCCCGCGGGGGCGAGGCGCAGGTCTGGCTCGCCGAGCACGAGCGCCGCATCGTCGACTTCGGCCGCGAGGGCGTCGCCGAGATGATGCACCTCTCGGGCAACCACGACGACCTCGACATCGACGCGATGCGGGCCGCCTGGGAGTCGATCTTCCGCTCCCTGGTGACGTGGTGGCTCGACCACCCCGGCGACTCCCCCGAGGAGATGACGCAGCGCTGCCTGCGGATCTTCACCACCGTCTTCGGCGAGCTCGACCTCAGCGGTACGCCGCTCTCCTGA
- a CDS encoding DUF2237 domain-containing protein → MSFQVPVERNVLGGPLEECGTDPMTGFHRDGSCACGPHDAGLHAVCAVMTPEFLAHQQSVGNDLVTPRPEWHFPGLVPGDRWCVVAARWLQAYAAGAAAPVVLAATSERALEVVPLEALKQCSVDVPDDPGSLA, encoded by the coding sequence ATGAGCTTCCAGGTCCCGGTCGAGCGGAACGTCCTCGGCGGGCCGCTCGAGGAGTGCGGCACCGACCCGATGACCGGCTTCCACCGCGACGGCTCGTGCGCCTGCGGCCCCCACGACGCCGGCCTCCACGCGGTCTGCGCCGTCATGACACCCGAGTTCCTCGCCCACCAGCAGTCGGTGGGCAACGACCTGGTCACCCCGCGACCTGAGTGGCACTTCCCCGGCCTGGTGCCCGGCGACCGCTGGTGCGTCGTCGCGGCCCGCTGGCTCCAGGCGTACGCCGCCGGCGCCGCCGCCCCGGTCGTCCTCGCCGCCACGAGCGAGAGGGCACTCGAGGTCGTGCCGCTGGAGGCGCTCAAGCAGTGCTCCGTCGACGTTCCCGACGACCCGGGCAGCCTCGCCTGA
- the groES gene encoding co-chaperone GroES: MSINIKPLEDRIIVKQVEAEQTTASGLVIPDTAKEKPQEGEVLAIGPGRIDDNGNRVPLDVAVGDKVIYSKYGGTEVKYQGGEYLILSARDILAVIG; encoded by the coding sequence GTGTCGATCAACATCAAGCCCCTCGAGGACCGCATCATCGTCAAGCAGGTCGAGGCCGAGCAGACCACCGCCTCCGGCCTGGTCATCCCGGACACCGCCAAGGAGAAGCCCCAGGAGGGCGAGGTCCTGGCCATCGGTCCGGGTCGCATCGACGACAACGGCAACCGCGTCCCGCTCGACGTGGCCGTCGGCGACAAGGTCATCTACTCGAAGTACGGCGGCACCGAGGTCAAGTACCAGGGCGGCGAGTACCTCATCCTGAGCGCCCGCGACATCCTCGCGGTCATCGGCTGA
- the rlmC gene encoding 23S rRNA (uracil(747)-C(5))-methyltransferase RlmC encodes MSLSCHHFDAGRCGSCALLPTPYADQLAAKQAAVRALLDPVAGGVEWLPPVASAESGFRNKAKMVVTGTSTAPVLGILAPAGSQAALAGLAGIDLRDCALHTPGIVAAMEVLAAFIARADLAPYDLGSRRGELKHVIVTESPDSELMVRFVLRSQEPVARIRKHLPWLLEALPAAAVVSLNLQPAHKAVLEGEREIVLHGSTLTMRLNGLPLHLRPQGFFQTNTGVAAALYAQATEWVEDVAPGRVLDLYCGVGGFALHAARGASSPVVTGIEISEDAVAAARRTAEEMGLSGARFEAGDATTMDALLPTADLVVVNPPRRGIGPLAAALEASPVRDVVYSSCNALSLARDLAAMPSLRPVRARLLDMFPHTGHYEVVTHLTRH; translated from the coding sequence GTGAGCCTCTCCTGCCACCACTTCGACGCGGGCAGGTGCGGCTCCTGCGCCCTGCTCCCCACGCCGTACGCCGACCAGCTGGCAGCCAAGCAGGCGGCCGTCCGGGCCCTGCTCGACCCCGTGGCGGGCGGCGTGGAGTGGCTGCCGCCGGTCGCCAGTGCCGAGTCGGGCTTCCGCAACAAGGCGAAGATGGTCGTGACCGGCACGAGCACGGCGCCGGTCCTCGGCATCCTGGCCCCCGCCGGGTCGCAGGCCGCACTGGCCGGGCTGGCCGGCATCGACCTGCGGGACTGTGCGCTCCACACGCCGGGCATCGTGGCCGCCATGGAGGTGCTCGCCGCCTTCATCGCGCGGGCGGACCTCGCGCCCTACGACCTGGGGTCCCGGCGGGGAGAGCTCAAGCACGTCATCGTCACCGAGTCGCCGGACAGCGAGCTGATGGTGCGCTTCGTGCTGCGCTCCCAGGAGCCGGTGGCCCGGATCCGCAAGCACCTCCCGTGGCTCCTCGAGGCGCTGCCGGCCGCGGCGGTCGTCAGCCTCAACCTGCAGCCGGCGCACAAGGCCGTGCTCGAGGGCGAGCGCGAGATCGTCCTGCACGGGTCCACGCTCACGATGCGGCTCAACGGCCTGCCCCTCCACCTCCGGCCCCAGGGCTTCTTCCAGACCAACACCGGCGTCGCCGCCGCGCTCTACGCCCAGGCGACCGAGTGGGTCGAGGACGTGGCGCCGGGGCGCGTGCTCGACCTCTACTGCGGGGTCGGCGGCTTCGCGCTGCACGCGGCCCGTGGCGCGTCGTCGCCCGTCGTGACCGGCATCGAGATCAGCGAGGACGCCGTGGCTGCCGCGCGGCGTACGGCGGAGGAGATGGGGCTGTCCGGGGCGCGTTTCGAGGCCGGTGACGCCACGACGATGGACGCGCTGCTCCCGACGGCCGACCTCGTCGTCGTGAACCCGCCCCGGCGCGGCATCGGTCCGCTGGCGGCGGCCCTCGAGGCGTCGCCGGTGCGCGACGTCGTCTACTCCAGCTGCAACGCCCTGTCGCTCGCGCGCGACCTCGCCGCGATGCCCTCGCTGCGGCCGGTCCGGGCGCGGCTGCTCGACATGTTCCCGCACACGGGTCACTACGAGGTGGTCACTCATCTCACACGGCACTGA
- the groL gene encoding chaperonin GroEL (60 kDa chaperone family; promotes refolding of misfolded polypeptides especially under stressful conditions; forms two stacked rings of heptamers to form a barrel-shaped 14mer; ends can be capped by GroES; misfolded proteins enter the barrel where they are refolded when GroES binds), which yields MPKILAFDEDARRSLERGVDALANAVKVTLGPKGRYVVLDKKWGAPTITNDGVTVAREVELDDPFENLGAQLTKEVATKTNDVAGDGTTTATVLAQAMVHEGLRAVAAGANPMGLKRGMDAAAAKVSEALLAAAREVDSKDDMANVATISSRDSHIGELLADAFDKVGKDGVITVDESNTMGTELEFTEGMQWDKGFTSPYFVTDPERMEAVLDDAYILINQGKISSIQELLPVLEKVMQTGKPLVIIAEDVEGEALSTLVVNKIRGTFNALVVKPAGFGDRRKAILQDIAILTGGQVVAPEVGLKLDQIGLEVLGRARRVVATKDNTTIVEGAGDAAAVEARVHQIKMEIEKSDSDWDTEKLQERLAKLAGGVCVIKVGAATEVELKEKKHRIEDAVSATRAAIEEGIVSGGGSALIHAVSVLADDLGLEGDEAVGVRIVRKAADEPLRWIAENGGENGYVVTTKVRDGGEANGPAYGFNAATGEYGDLVAQGVLDPVKVTRSALVNATSIAAMLLTTETLVADKPVEEEPEAAGHGHGHGHGH from the coding sequence ATGCCGAAGATCCTCGCGTTCGACGAGGACGCGCGCCGCTCCCTCGAGCGTGGCGTCGACGCCCTCGCCAACGCCGTCAAGGTGACGCTCGGCCCGAAGGGCCGCTACGTCGTCCTGGACAAGAAGTGGGGCGCCCCGACCATCACCAACGACGGCGTGACCGTCGCGCGTGAGGTCGAGCTCGACGACCCGTTCGAGAACCTCGGTGCGCAGCTCACCAAGGAGGTCGCGACCAAGACCAACGACGTGGCCGGTGACGGCACCACCACGGCGACGGTCCTGGCGCAGGCGATGGTGCACGAGGGCCTCCGGGCCGTCGCGGCCGGTGCCAACCCCATGGGCCTCAAGCGCGGCATGGACGCCGCGGCCGCCAAGGTCTCCGAGGCGCTGCTCGCGGCTGCCCGTGAGGTCGACTCGAAGGACGACATGGCCAACGTCGCGACGATCTCGTCGCGTGACAGCCACATCGGCGAGCTTCTCGCCGACGCCTTCGACAAGGTCGGCAAGGACGGCGTCATCACCGTCGACGAGTCCAACACCATGGGCACCGAGCTGGAGTTCACCGAGGGCATGCAGTGGGACAAGGGCTTCACGTCCCCCTACTTCGTGACCGACCCGGAGCGCATGGAGGCCGTCCTCGACGACGCCTACATCCTCATCAACCAGGGCAAGATCTCCTCGATCCAGGAGCTCCTGCCGGTCCTCGAGAAGGTCATGCAGACCGGCAAGCCGCTGGTCATCATCGCCGAGGACGTCGAGGGCGAGGCGCTGTCGACGCTGGTGGTCAACAAGATCCGCGGCACGTTCAACGCGCTCGTGGTCAAGCCCGCCGGCTTCGGTGACCGCCGCAAGGCGATCCTCCAGGACATCGCGATCCTGACCGGTGGTCAGGTCGTCGCCCCGGAGGTCGGCCTCAAGCTCGACCAGATCGGTCTCGAGGTCCTCGGGCGCGCTCGCCGCGTCGTGGCGACCAAGGACAACACGACGATCGTCGAGGGCGCCGGCGACGCCGCCGCCGTCGAGGCCCGCGTGCACCAGATCAAGATGGAGATCGAGAAGTCGGACTCCGACTGGGACACCGAGAAGCTGCAGGAGCGCCTGGCCAAGCTGGCCGGCGGCGTCTGCGTCATCAAGGTGGGTGCCGCGACCGAGGTCGAGCTCAAGGAGAAGAAGCACCGGATCGAGGACGCCGTCTCCGCGACGCGCGCCGCGATCGAGGAGGGCATCGTCTCCGGCGGTGGCTCGGCGCTCATCCACGCGGTCTCGGTCCTCGCTGACGACCTCGGCCTCGAGGGCGACGAGGCGGTCGGCGTGCGCATCGTGCGCAAGGCCGCCGACGAGCCGCTGCGCTGGATCGCCGAGAACGGTGGCGAGAACGGCTACGTCGTGACCACCAAGGTCCGCGACGGTGGCGAGGCCAACGGCCCGGCGTACGGCTTCAACGCCGCGACCGGCGAGTACGGCGACCTGGTCGCCCAGGGCGTCCTCGACCCGGTCAAGGTCACCCGCTCGGCGCTGGTCAACGCCACCTCCATCGCAGCCATGCTGCTGACGACGGAGACGCTGGTCGCTGACAAGCCGGTCGAGGAGGAGCCCGAGGCCGCCGGCCACGGGCACGGCCACGGCCACGGTCACTGA
- a CDS encoding GTP pyrophosphokinase, which yields MPERTPPVTAGHEPVARAVREYAARQPSLVPVTSAWVELVTSLLDDAGINYLSVTGRTKTVASFAGKAARSGPDGTPLYADPAAQITDAIGVRVITYVHRDVDAVADLLAEEFAILDDRDLGAETAQLGGFGYASRHLLIAPPPERELAPAYALLGRGEDAHHASVQVRTVLQHAWAEFEHDIRYKGTIPEEHSADFDRRFTLAAGLLELADREFSAIREQLERSVPQHRAVDESGDPRIAAKELSSFLSAHYTDAGWSRSDHYGWISGLLLELGITSLDELGALLASVDSAALHERMGYRHPAGAVRKLDDALLAIFGDRYATLHGNAHRTPLLRARLARIEA from the coding sequence ATGCCCGAGCGCACACCCCCGGTGACGGCCGGCCACGAGCCGGTCGCACGGGCCGTCCGTGAGTACGCCGCACGCCAGCCCTCGCTGGTCCCCGTGACGTCGGCGTGGGTCGAGCTGGTGACCAGCCTGCTCGACGACGCCGGCATCAACTACCTCAGCGTGACCGGGCGGACGAAGACCGTCGCCAGCTTCGCCGGCAAGGCGGCCCGGAGCGGCCCCGACGGCACTCCGCTGTACGCCGACCCGGCCGCGCAGATCACCGACGCGATCGGCGTCCGCGTGATCACCTACGTCCACCGCGACGTGGACGCGGTCGCCGACCTGCTCGCGGAGGAGTTCGCGATCCTCGACGACCGCGACCTCGGTGCCGAGACGGCGCAGCTGGGCGGCTTCGGCTACGCGAGCCGGCACCTGCTGATCGCTCCCCCGCCAGAACGCGAGCTGGCTCCGGCGTACGCGTTGCTGGGGAGGGGCGAGGACGCCCACCACGCGTCGGTCCAGGTGCGTACGGTGCTGCAGCACGCCTGGGCGGAGTTCGAGCACGACATCCGCTACAAGGGCACCATCCCCGAGGAGCACTCGGCGGACTTCGACCGGCGCTTCACCCTCGCGGCGGGCCTGCTCGAGCTCGCGGACCGCGAGTTCTCGGCGATCCGCGAGCAGCTCGAGCGCAGCGTCCCGCAGCACCGCGCCGTCGACGAGTCGGGCGACCCGCGGATCGCGGCGAAGGAGCTGTCGAGCTTCCTGTCGGCGCACTACACCGACGCCGGCTGGTCACGGTCGGACCACTACGGGTGGATCAGTGGCCTCCTGCTCGAGCTCGGCATCACCTCCCTCGACGAGCTCGGTGCGCTGCTCGCCTCGGTGGACAGCGCGGCCCTCCACGAGCGGATGGGCTACCGCCACCCCGCGGGCGCGGTCCGCAAGCTCGACGACGCGCTGCTGGCGATCTTCGGCGACCGCTACGCGACCCTGCACGGCAACGCCCACCGCACGCCGCTGCTGCGTGCCCGTCTGGCGAGGATCGAGGCATGA
- a CDS encoding sterol desaturase family protein yields the protein MYDLDQVLSLQHNPVACAIPFFLLSIVLEIAAMTWLDDDGVASGGKPRTGYLSRDFWASISMGLGSIFWLTLFKVLTFFLYQWVYLNVAPFQWGTGSVAYWVAAMLALDLAFYCTHRFVHEHNIGWAAHQSHHSSEYMNFGTALRQKWNPWFDLVFFLPLPLLGFAPWTLYVCFSVNLVWQFFTHTELIGKLPRGFEFVFNTPSHHRVHHGSDEIYLDRNYAGILIIWDRMFGTFQEEIQRPTYGLTYKVDTYNTFKLEYAAFGVLLRQVWGAATWRDRWGYVWGPPGWAPAEQAEAEKQPAA from the coding sequence ATGTACGACCTCGACCAGGTGCTCTCGCTGCAGCACAACCCGGTGGCCTGTGCCATCCCGTTCTTCCTGCTGTCGATCGTCCTTGAGATCGCGGCGATGACCTGGCTCGACGACGACGGGGTCGCCTCGGGCGGGAAGCCGCGCACGGGCTACCTCTCGCGCGACTTCTGGGCCTCGATCTCGATGGGCCTCGGCTCGATCTTCTGGCTGACCCTCTTCAAGGTGCTGACCTTCTTCCTCTACCAGTGGGTCTACCTCAACGTGGCACCCTTCCAGTGGGGGACCGGCAGCGTCGCCTATTGGGTCGCGGCGATGCTCGCGCTCGACCTCGCCTTCTACTGCACGCACCGCTTCGTGCACGAGCACAACATCGGCTGGGCCGCTCACCAGTCGCACCACTCCAGCGAGTACATGAACTTCGGCACGGCGCTCCGGCAGAAGTGGAACCCCTGGTTCGACCTCGTCTTCTTCCTGCCGCTGCCGCTCCTCGGCTTCGCGCCGTGGACCCTCTACGTCTGCTTCAGCGTCAACCTGGTCTGGCAGTTCTTCACGCACACCGAGCTGATCGGCAAGCTGCCGCGCGGGTTCGAGTTCGTCTTCAACACCCCCTCGCACCACCGCGTGCACCACGGGTCCGACGAGATCTACCTCGACCGCAACTACGCCGGCATCCTCATCATCTGGGACCGCATGTTCGGCACGTTCCAGGAGGAGATCCAGCGCCCCACGTACGGCCTGACCTACAAGGTCGACACCTACAACACCTTCAAGCTCGAGTACGCCGCCTTCGGTGTCCTGCTGCGCCAGGTGTGGGGCGCAGCGACCTGGCGTGACCGCTGGGGCTACGTGTGGGGCCCTCCGGGGTGGGCGCCGGCCGAGCAGGCCGAGGCCGAGAAGCAGCCCGCTGCCTGA
- a CDS encoding DEAD/DEAH box helicase, producing the protein MSTQPTQSSRRNRGGQGNRRGGNRGGNRAGQARRRDNEGIIPVLAKAVREVEQAVQKGQGLSHRSRYQAIALLARKERLRVRADDQISEQQRDTELKRLDGVATILAQCAAREPGLFSLLDENAEIGEATRHRMAEMLEAAGQAAEAVAVEESPADTDGAAPRTERKATPPSVIAARLANPFLVPDFSQAVRRVQGTLVGWELIGPLLNSFEQPVPGAPACMELPEPRPMLLPPGVELMEHQARLLSAVAGGHRTFLLADEPGLGKTAQSLLAAEVAEAYPLLCVVPNVVKTNWAREAARWVPGRSVSVVHGDGNDVDGFADIIIVNYEVLDRHVDWIGEHGFRGMVVDEAHYIKNRKSQRSQYVVEISERIRRRVARPLLMALTGTPLINDIEDFRAIWHFLGWIEERKPGQALMAALEETHLTPADHPFYPAARQAVIDMGIVRRRKVDVAADIPARRVADLPVELEGAEGRSIQKAERELAARLVGRYDAAIETRRSSPVAVASAEGADGIDHDLVRRVAEREVAEGSDNTTGENVFAMVRRIGRAKATLAADYTAQLAHSTGKVVFFAKHLDVMDAAGEVFDKREIRYTQIRGDQSATARTKAIDDFVNDPEVKVIVCSLTAAGVGINLQVASNVVLAELSWTDAEQTQAIDRVHRIGQTEPVTAWRILAAQTIDTRIAELIDSKAGLAARALDGAEEEETAAVDIQVETLVSILTDALRARTA; encoded by the coding sequence TTGTCCACGCAGCCCACCCAGTCGAGCCGTCGCAACCGCGGCGGACAGGGCAACCGCCGCGGCGGCAACCGCGGCGGCAACCGTGCCGGTCAGGCGCGACGCCGGGACAACGAGGGGATCATCCCCGTGCTCGCGAAGGCGGTCCGCGAGGTCGAGCAGGCCGTGCAGAAGGGCCAGGGCCTCTCCCACCGGTCCCGCTACCAGGCGATCGCCCTGCTGGCACGCAAGGAGCGGCTGCGGGTCCGCGCCGACGACCAGATCTCCGAGCAGCAGCGCGACACCGAGCTGAAGCGCCTCGACGGCGTCGCTACCATCCTCGCCCAGTGCGCCGCCCGTGAGCCCGGCCTGTTCTCCCTCCTCGACGAGAACGCCGAGATCGGCGAGGCCACGCGGCACCGCATGGCCGAGATGCTCGAGGCCGCCGGCCAGGCCGCCGAGGCCGTGGCAGTCGAGGAGTCCCCCGCCGACACCGACGGCGCCGCACCGCGCACCGAGCGCAAGGCCACTCCTCCGTCGGTGATCGCCGCCCGCCTGGCGAACCCGTTCCTCGTCCCCGACTTCAGCCAGGCCGTGCGCCGCGTGCAGGGCACGCTCGTCGGCTGGGAGCTGATCGGGCCGCTGCTCAACTCCTTCGAGCAGCCGGTGCCCGGAGCGCCGGCCTGCATGGAGCTCCCCGAGCCGCGTCCGATGCTGCTGCCGCCGGGCGTGGAGCTGATGGAGCACCAGGCGCGCCTGCTCTCCGCCGTCGCCGGTGGCCACCGCACCTTCCTCCTCGCCGACGAGCCGGGTCTGGGCAAGACGGCCCAGTCGCTACTCGCGGCCGAGGTCGCCGAGGCGTACCCGCTGCTCTGCGTCGTCCCCAACGTCGTCAAGACGAACTGGGCCCGGGAGGCCGCCCGCTGGGTGCCGGGCCGCTCGGTCTCGGTCGTGCACGGTGACGGCAACGACGTCGACGGCTTCGCCGACATCATCATCGTCAACTACGAGGTGCTCGACCGCCACGTCGACTGGATCGGCGAGCACGGCTTCCGCGGCATGGTGGTCGACGAGGCGCACTACATCAAGAACCGCAAGTCGCAGCGCTCGCAGTACGTCGTGGAGATCTCCGAGCGGATCCGGCGCCGGGTGGCCCGTCCGCTGCTCATGGCGCTGACCGGCACCCCGCTGATCAACGACATCGAGGACTTCCGCGCGATCTGGCACTTCCTGGGCTGGATCGAGGAGCGCAAGCCGGGCCAGGCCCTGATGGCGGCCCTCGAGGAGACCCACCTGACGCCGGCGGACCACCCGTTCTACCCGGCCGCCCGCCAGGCCGTGATCGACATGGGCATCGTGCGTCGCCGCAAGGTGGACGTCGCCGCCGACATCCCCGCCCGCCGCGTGGCCGACCTCCCCGTCGAGCTCGAGGGGGCCGAGGGCCGGTCGATCCAGAAGGCCGAGCGCGAGCTCGCCGCGCGCCTCGTCGGCCGCTACGACGCCGCCATCGAGACCCGCCGCTCCTCGCCCGTCGCGGTCGCCTCGGCCGAGGGCGCCGATGGCATCGACCACGACCTGGTACGCCGCGTGGCCGAGCGCGAGGTGGCCGAGGGCTCCGACAACACCACCGGCGAGAACGTCTTCGCGATGGTGCGCCGGATCGGCCGCGCCAAGGCCACGCTCGCCGCGGACTACACCGCGCAGCTGGCGCACTCGACCGGCAAGGTCGTCTTCTTCGCCAAGCACCTCGACGTGATGGACGCCGCGGGTGAGGTCTTCGACAAGCGCGAGATCCGCTATACGCAGATCCGCGGCGACCAGTCCGCCACCGCGCGCACCAAGGCGATCGACGACTTCGTCAACGACCCCGAGGTGAAGGTCATCGTCTGCTCGCTGACCGCGGCGGGCGTCGGCATCAACCTCCAGGTCGCCTCCAACGTGGTGCTCGCGGAGCTCTCGTGGACCGACGCCGAGCAGACCCAGGCAATCGACCGTGTGCACCGGATCGGCCAGACCGAGCCGGTGACCGCGTGGCGCATCCTCGCCGCGCAGACGATCGACACCCGGATCGCGGAGCTGATCGACTCCAAGGCCGGGCTCGCGGCGCGTGCGCTCGACGGTGCCGAGGAGGAGGAGACCGCAGCGGTGGACATCCAGGTCGAGACGCTGGTCTCGATCCTCACCGACGCGCTGCGTGCCCGCACCGCCTGA
- a CDS encoding thermonuclease family protein: MLALVGGCASPGGDLVGRPVTTGPNPSSASTPPPGGGLRRPTDAQRVVVRWVTDGDTVTLRAVRRGALPLQVDTHVRLLEIDTPESKDPDLPVQCLALRATAATERLLPRGSTAWVQTDRELHDRYGRTLGYVWNAHGVFVNEALVRRGLARVLFFRPNDRHLARMRSAEAAARAAGRGLWTRCPSTP; encoded by the coding sequence ATGCTCGCGCTCGTCGGGGGCTGCGCCTCTCCCGGCGGTGATCTCGTCGGTCGACCGGTCACGACCGGACCCAACCCGTCGTCCGCCAGTACGCCCCCGCCGGGCGGCGGCCTCCGCCGCCCGACCGACGCGCAGCGCGTGGTGGTCCGCTGGGTCACCGACGGGGACACGGTCACCCTCCGGGCCGTACGCCGCGGGGCGCTGCCACTGCAGGTCGACACCCACGTCCGGCTGCTCGAGATCGACACCCCGGAGTCCAAGGACCCCGACCTGCCCGTGCAGTGCCTCGCCCTCCGGGCGACCGCCGCCACCGAGCGGCTGCTGCCACGGGGGAGCACGGCCTGGGTCCAGACCGACCGGGAGCTCCACGACCGCTACGGACGTACCCTCGGCTACGTGTGGAACGCGCACGGCGTCTTCGTCAACGAGGCCCTCGTACGCCGCGGTCTGGCCCGGGTCCTCTTCTTCCGTCCCAACGACCGGCACCTCGCCCGCATGCGTTCCGCCGAGGCTGCCGCCCGTGCGGCGGGGCGCGGCCTGTGGACGCGCTGCCCCTCCACTCCCTGA